The Hymenobacter baengnokdamensis genome includes a region encoding these proteins:
- a CDS encoding phosphoribosyltransferase — translation MQSETATLAAHSCMGQPSITLHNKAFRPYLSAAEIATAIDRVAARLNADYAGRRPLFVVVLTGGFMFATDLLKRYAGECEIVFIRVASYEGTGSTGQVQEIMGLREDVSGRDIVLVEDIVDTGTTLSHLLPTLQANHPASIEIAAMFFKPDSLRYPLNLKYIALEIPNDFVVGYGLDYDGLGRNLPDVYVAA, via the coding sequence TTGCAGTCCGAAACGGCCACGCTGGCCGCTCATTCCTGCATGGGTCAACCCTCTATTACGCTCCATAACAAGGCTTTCCGGCCTTATCTCTCTGCTGCTGAGATTGCCACGGCCATCGACCGGGTGGCGGCTCGCCTCAATGCGGACTACGCCGGCCGCCGGCCGCTGTTTGTAGTAGTGCTTACGGGCGGCTTCATGTTTGCCACCGACCTGCTCAAGCGCTACGCCGGCGAGTGTGAGATAGTGTTTATTCGGGTGGCTTCTTACGAAGGCACCGGCAGCACGGGGCAGGTGCAGGAGATAATGGGCCTGCGCGAAGATGTGAGTGGCCGCGACATTGTGCTGGTCGAAGATATTGTTGATACTGGCACCACGCTCAGCCACTTGCTGCCCACCCTGCAAGCCAACCACCCCGCTTCTATCGAGATTGCGGCTATGTTTTTTAAGCCCGATAGCCTGCGCTATCCGCTGAATCTGAAGTATATCGCGTTGGAGATTCCAAATGACTTCGTGGTGGGCTATGGTCTCGACTACGATGGCCTGGGGCGCAACCTGCCCGATGTGTACGTGGCCGCCTAG
- a CDS encoding sodium-translocating pyrophosphatase — protein sequence MLYLVPALGILALLYTWLRSGWVARQDAGDEKMTTIAGYIADGAIAFLKAEYRVLALFALIASVFLGYLGFTGERSSPIIIIAFLIGAVFSATAGYIGMKIATKANVRTAQAARTSLSQALKVSFSGGSVMGMGVAGLAVLGLGSLFIVFYQLFVVSKGGTASGVEMEKALEVLTGFSLGAESIALFARVGGGIYTKAADVGADLVGKVEAGIPEDDPRNPATIADNVGDNVGDVAGMGADLFGSYVATILATMVLGREVRLSNADAFGGLSPIFLPMAIAGLGIVASLVGILLVRVKEGGSVQGALNFGNYASVVVSAVFSYFLIEWLLPAGDITIRGFTFDAMHVFYAVLVGLAVGTLMSIITEYYTAMGKRPVMSIVQQSSTGHATTVIGGLAVGMESTVLPILVLAAGIVLSYKAAGLYGVAIAAAGMMATTAMQLAIDAFGPIADNAGGIAEMSELPKEVRERTDILDAVGNTTAATGKGFAIASAALTSLALFAAFMGTAHIDTIDISNANVLAGLFVGAMIPFIFSALAITAVGQAAMAMVQEVRRQFREIPGIMEGTGRPEYEKCVAISTEAAIRKMVAPGAIALLTPILIGFLFGPEVLGGTLAGVTVSGVLMAMFQSNAGGAWDNAKKSFEKGVMVNGKMEFKGSDAHKASVTGDTVGDPFKDTSGPSMNILIKLMSIVSLVIAPHIARHGGERSMAPTPIHDRVELTQPHVRFVQNAAPAVEAALLTTLRQLR from the coding sequence ATACTTTACCTGGTTCCTGCTTTAGGTATATTAGCCTTACTCTATACTTGGCTGCGCTCGGGCTGGGTGGCGCGGCAGGATGCCGGCGACGAAAAGATGACTACCATTGCCGGCTACATCGCCGATGGGGCCATCGCCTTCCTGAAGGCCGAGTACCGGGTACTGGCACTATTTGCCCTTATCGCATCCGTTTTCTTGGGTTACCTGGGCTTTACGGGGGAGCGGTCCAGCCCCATTATCATCATTGCCTTTCTGATTGGGGCCGTGTTTTCGGCTACAGCCGGCTACATCGGGATGAAAATTGCCACCAAGGCCAATGTGCGCACGGCCCAGGCGGCCCGTACTTCCCTGAGCCAGGCGTTGAAAGTCTCGTTTTCGGGTGGGTCGGTAATGGGCATGGGCGTGGCCGGACTGGCGGTGCTGGGCCTGGGCTCCCTGTTTATTGTTTTTTACCAGCTGTTTGTGGTTAGCAAGGGTGGCACGGCCAGCGGGGTCGAAATGGAAAAGGCGCTCGAAGTGCTTACCGGCTTCTCGCTGGGGGCCGAAAGCATCGCCTTGTTTGCCCGCGTGGGCGGCGGTATTTATACCAAGGCCGCCGACGTAGGGGCCGACCTCGTGGGCAAGGTAGAGGCCGGGATTCCGGAAGACGACCCGCGCAACCCGGCTACCATTGCCGATAACGTGGGCGACAACGTGGGCGATGTGGCCGGCATGGGTGCCGACTTGTTTGGCTCGTACGTGGCCACTATCCTGGCAACCATGGTGCTGGGCCGTGAGGTGCGGCTAAGCAATGCCGATGCTTTTGGTGGCCTCTCGCCGATTTTCCTGCCGATGGCGATTGCCGGGCTAGGAATCGTGGCCTCGCTCGTTGGTATACTGCTGGTGCGCGTGAAGGAAGGCGGTAGCGTGCAAGGGGCCCTCAATTTTGGCAACTATGCTTCGGTGGTGGTATCGGCCGTTTTTTCTTACTTTCTGATTGAGTGGCTGTTGCCGGCCGGTGATATCACCATTCGCGGCTTCACCTTCGATGCCATGCACGTTTTTTACGCGGTGCTGGTAGGCCTGGCGGTGGGCACGCTTATGAGCATTATTACCGAGTATTATACGGCCATGGGCAAGCGCCCGGTAATGAGTATTGTGCAGCAAAGCAGCACCGGGCACGCCACTACCGTTATCGGTGGGCTGGCCGTGGGCATGGAGAGCACGGTGCTGCCCATTCTGGTGCTGGCAGCGGGTATCGTGCTGAGCTACAAGGCCGCCGGCCTCTACGGAGTAGCTATTGCGGCGGCGGGCATGATGGCCACCACGGCCATGCAGCTGGCCATCGACGCTTTCGGCCCCATTGCCGACAATGCCGGCGGCATTGCCGAAATGAGCGAGCTGCCCAAGGAAGTACGCGAGCGCACCGATATTCTGGATGCCGTGGGCAATACTACGGCCGCCACGGGCAAAGGCTTTGCCATTGCCTCGGCGGCCCTCACGTCGCTGGCGCTGTTTGCTGCTTTTATGGGAACGGCGCACATCGATACCATCGATATCTCGAATGCTAATGTGCTGGCCGGCTTGTTTGTCGGGGCTATGATACCGTTTATTTTCTCGGCCCTGGCTATTACGGCGGTAGGGCAGGCGGCCATGGCAATGGTGCAGGAAGTACGGCGTCAGTTCCGCGAGATACCCGGCATTATGGAGGGCACGGGCCGGCCCGAGTATGAAAAGTGCGTGGCCATCAGCACGGAGGCCGCTATTCGCAAGATGGTGGCGCCAGGGGCCATTGCGCTGCTCACGCCCATTCTCATCGGCTTTTTGTTCGGGCCGGAGGTGCTGGGCGGCACGCTGGCTGGTGTCACGGTAAGCGGCGTGCTGATGGCCATGTTTCAGAGCAACGCCGGCGGCGCCTGGGACAACGCGAAGAAGTCGTTTGAGAAAGGAGTAATGGTAAATGGCAAGATGGAGTTCAAAGGCTCCGATGCCCATAAGGCTTCGGTAACCGGCGACACGGTAGGCGACCCCTTTAAGGATACCAGCGGCCCGAGCATGAACATCCTTATTAAGCTCATGAGTATCGTCTCACTGGTAATTGCTCCGCACATTGCCCGCCACGGGGGCGAGCGCAGTATGGCGCCGACGCCCATCCACGACCGGGTGGAGCTAACGCAGCCTCATGTTCGCTTCGTGCAAAATGCCGCCCCCGCTGTTGAGGCAGCTTTGCTGACAACCCTGCGGCAGCTGCGCTAA
- a CDS encoding DUF6252 family protein: MILPKPGTGQRLIIGSLLLLLTGCSLTSKEIEPALPVGRIDDSDTLVYYANGLPVVANNHTDLGTVLGGIFSGSSHSRPVEGELNADTSCDIYGADEPSDRATGAKEHQLVLHFLNFKGVGTYQLNTAFSSYQEYIIPYLSNQFVSYSLDKAAPGEVTITAWDSTTRHLQGTFQVLAIADSGKQQVALTAGSFDLVVGP; the protein is encoded by the coding sequence ATGATTTTACCGAAGCCTGGCACAGGTCAACGCTTGATAATAGGGAGCTTGCTACTGCTGCTCACAGGCTGCTCCCTCACAAGTAAGGAGATAGAGCCCGCGCTGCCCGTGGGCCGCATCGATGATAGTGATACGCTGGTTTACTATGCCAATGGACTACCGGTAGTAGCTAACAATCACACCGACTTGGGCACTGTCTTAGGGGGTATCTTTAGCGGTAGTAGTCACTCTCGCCCCGTAGAAGGGGAACTGAACGCTGATACCTCATGCGATATTTACGGTGCTGATGAGCCGAGTGACCGGGCAACCGGAGCAAAAGAACATCAGTTAGTGCTACATTTTCTTAATTTTAAGGGGGTAGGAACATATCAGCTAAACACCGCTTTCTCGAGCTACCAGGAGTATATTATCCCTTACCTGTCTAACCAGTTTGTATCATACAGTCTCGATAAAGCCGCGCCTGGAGAGGTGACCATTACCGCCTGGGATTCGACTACCCGACATTTGCAGGGCACTTTCCAGGTCCTGGCTATTGCTGACTCCGGAAAGCAGCAGGTAGCGTTGACGGCCGGCAGCTTCGATTTAGTAG
- the obgE gene encoding GTPase ObgE produces the protein MANNNFIDYVKITCRSGKGGAGSHHFFRAKGLPNGGPDGGDGGRGGHIILEGSSQLWTLLHLQYRKHLFAQDGQNGGENLRSGAQGEDIVIQVPLGTVARDAETGEVKLEITKDGERRILTPGGRGGLGNDHFKTSTNQAPQYAQPGEPAIEEQVILELKLLADVGLVGFPNAGKSTLLSVVSAAKPKIADYAFTTLVPNLGVVAYRDYQSFVMADIPGIIEGAAEGRGLGTRFLRHIERNSMLLFMISCDSKDIAAEYKVLLGELEQFNPDLLDKKRLLAITKSDMLDEELEADILTSLPADLPPTVFISSLTNKNIQKLKDMIWGALHEG, from the coding sequence GTGGCTAACAACAACTTCATCGACTACGTCAAAATCACCTGCCGCTCGGGCAAGGGCGGCGCGGGCTCGCACCACTTTTTCCGGGCCAAGGGCCTACCCAACGGTGGCCCCGACGGCGGCGACGGCGGGCGGGGCGGCCACATCATCCTCGAAGGCAGCTCGCAGCTCTGGACGCTGCTGCACCTGCAGTACCGCAAGCACCTCTTCGCCCAGGATGGCCAAAACGGTGGCGAAAACCTGCGCTCGGGTGCGCAGGGTGAGGATATCGTGATTCAGGTGCCGCTGGGTACCGTGGCCCGCGATGCCGAAACCGGCGAAGTGAAGCTGGAGATTACCAAGGACGGTGAGCGCCGCATCCTCACGCCCGGTGGGCGCGGCGGCCTCGGCAACGACCACTTCAAAACCTCCACCAACCAGGCACCGCAATACGCGCAGCCCGGCGAGCCGGCCATCGAGGAACAGGTGATTCTGGAGCTGAAGCTGCTGGCCGACGTGGGCCTGGTTGGCTTCCCTAATGCCGGCAAAAGCACGCTGCTTTCGGTCGTGTCGGCGGCCAAGCCGAAGATTGCGGATTATGCCTTCACCACCCTGGTGCCCAACCTGGGCGTGGTGGCCTACCGTGACTATCAGTCGTTTGTGATGGCCGACATTCCGGGCATCATCGAGGGGGCGGCCGAGGGCCGGGGCCTGGGCACGCGCTTCCTGCGCCATATCGAGCGCAACTCCATGCTGCTCTTTATGATAAGCTGCGACAGCAAGGACATTGCCGCCGAATACAAGGTGCTGCTGGGCGAGCTAGAGCAGTTTAACCCCGACCTTTTGGACAAAAAGCGCCTGCTGGCTATTACCAAGTCCGACATGCTGGATGAGGAGCTGGAAGCTGATATTCTGACCTCCCTACCCGCCGACTTGCCGCCTACGGTGTTTATTTCCAGTCTGACAAACAAGAATATTCAGAAGCTGAAGGACATGATATGGGGTGCGCTGCATGAAGGGTAG
- a CDS encoding adenylate kinase, with protein MHNIVLFGPPGAGKGTQSQKLIAKYNLVHLSTGDLLRAQIAEGTELGLKAKKLMDEGLLVPDEVVIGMIGSALATNTQASGFIFDGFPRTTAQAESLDRLLARHHTTVACMIALEVGEEELVKRLLERGKTSGRPDDQDETKIRRRVTVYNTETAQVAGYYAAQHKFHALNGIGEIETIFQQISALIDQHKAAQAEAPAAATNEVKA; from the coding sequence ATGCACAACATCGTCCTCTTCGGCCCACCCGGTGCGGGCAAAGGCACCCAAAGCCAGAAGCTCATTGCCAAGTACAACCTCGTTCACCTGAGTACCGGCGATTTGCTGCGCGCTCAGATTGCTGAAGGCACTGAGTTGGGCCTGAAAGCCAAAAAGCTGATGGATGAAGGCCTGCTCGTGCCCGACGAAGTAGTTATCGGCATGATTGGCAGCGCTCTGGCTACTAATACCCAGGCTTCCGGCTTCATCTTCGATGGCTTTCCGCGCACTACGGCGCAGGCCGAAAGCCTCGACCGGCTACTGGCCAGGCATCATACTACGGTGGCCTGCATGATTGCTCTCGAAGTAGGAGAGGAGGAGCTGGTGAAGCGCCTGCTGGAGCGCGGCAAGACTAGCGGCCGCCCCGACGACCAGGACGAAACCAAGATTCGCCGCCGCGTAACGGTGTACAACACCGAAACGGCGCAGGTAGCGGGCTACTACGCGGCCCAGCATAAATTTCACGCCCTCAACGGTATTGGGGAGATTGAAACGATTTTTCAGCAGATTAGCGCCCTTATCGACCAGCATAAGGCGGCGCAGGCCGAAGCGCCTGCTGCTGCTACCAACGAGGTGAAAGCCTAG
- a CDS encoding zinc-binding metallopeptidase family protein, with product MQLLKTLCQLPAPAGEEAKLTTFLLNYVQEHGPSWRQPPLLVHDENRFQDCLLLVFGQPRTAIFAHLDSIGFTVRYGHELIPIGGPEVKTGYRLVGKDSQGEITCTLVVEEETEALSYEFSRLIETGTSLTFACDFRETDTTVQSCYLDNRLGVWAALQVAETLEHGIIAFSCWEEHGGGSVPYLARFIYETYGVRQALIADITWVTQGVKAGNGCVISLRDSLIPRRRYVERIRAIARAAGLAHQLEVEETGGSDAKDLQRSDVPWDWCFVGAPEDEVHTPDEIVAKVDILSMVALYTELMREL from the coding sequence ATGCAGCTTCTGAAGACCCTTTGCCAGCTGCCGGCACCTGCCGGCGAAGAGGCCAAGCTCACTACCTTTCTTCTCAACTACGTGCAAGAACATGGCCCTAGCTGGCGGCAGCCACCGCTGCTAGTGCACGACGAAAACCGCTTCCAGGACTGCCTGCTGCTAGTATTCGGGCAGCCACGAACGGCCATATTTGCTCATCTTGACAGTATTGGTTTTACCGTGCGCTACGGGCACGAACTGATACCTATTGGCGGGCCAGAAGTAAAGACGGGCTATCGGCTGGTAGGAAAAGACTCGCAAGGCGAAATAACTTGTACGTTGGTAGTTGAGGAAGAAACCGAGGCCCTGAGCTATGAGTTCAGTCGTCTTATCGAGACGGGCACCAGCCTCACCTTTGCCTGCGACTTCCGCGAAACTGATACTACCGTGCAGAGCTGCTACCTCGACAACCGCCTGGGGGTATGGGCCGCGCTACAAGTAGCCGAAACTCTGGAGCACGGCATTATCGCCTTTTCGTGCTGGGAGGAGCATGGTGGTGGCTCAGTGCCGTACCTGGCGCGGTTTATCTACGAAACCTACGGCGTGCGCCAGGCGCTAATTGCGGACATAACCTGGGTGACGCAGGGCGTAAAAGCGGGTAATGGCTGCGTTATCTCGCTGCGCGACTCGCTCATCCCGCGCCGCCGTTACGTCGAGCGCATCCGGGCTATTGCGCGGGCCGCCGGCCTAGCTCATCAGCTGGAAGTGGAGGAAACGGGTGGGTCTGATGCCAAAGACCTGCAGCGTAGTGACGTGCCCTGGGACTGGTGCTTCGTGGGCGCACCCGAAGATGAGGTGCATACGCCCGACGAGATAGTAGCTAAAGTCGACATACTGAGTATGGTAGCGCTTTATACTGAGTTGATGCGCGAATTATAG
- a CDS encoding tol-pal system protein YbgF — protein sequence MSVFPWFSRGLLLLTCLLGAVLTSYAQKTPPDTTRLRMGQVPEMRTIAVDTVNVLPTAADTKGWLLLDKDIQLELDGAVQNLYNFKYDKAEKQFRSLRRRYPHHPMPYFLLGLSTWWKILPTNFNSTQYDKLFFAYMDTANTYSEQMVKADPHNYEGYFFLSAANGFDARLNAERHNWRKATFSSKRALNYLQKSSEANGLSPEFLFGEALFNYYAVWIPDNYPLLKPVLLFFPKGNKQLGLSQLRTVANTAFYTGVEAKVFLMKLLHNDEHQTAAAMPIARGLALKYPDNGYFARFYALLCFDQADFGECERVSRDMIDKINVGMPGYEASSGRYATYFMGYLMQYKYRDLPKAKDYYQRCIVFAESNGETDGGFYLFANANLARMADREHDLVTAKRYYQVVADKADRKSDQYKEAKSWLKKNS from the coding sequence ATGTCTGTTTTTCCCTGGTTTTCACGTGGTTTGCTGTTGCTGACTTGCCTGTTGGGTGCGGTGCTGACGAGCTACGCGCAGAAAACACCGCCTGACACTACCAGATTGCGCATGGGGCAGGTACCGGAGATGCGCACCATTGCGGTCGATACCGTTAACGTGCTGCCTACCGCCGCCGATACGAAGGGCTGGCTGCTGCTCGATAAAGATATTCAGCTGGAGCTGGATGGAGCGGTGCAGAACCTGTATAATTTTAAATATGACAAAGCGGAAAAGCAGTTTCGCTCGCTGCGCCGCCGCTATCCGCACCACCCCATGCCCTATTTTCTGCTGGGGCTGAGCACCTGGTGGAAGATTTTGCCCACCAACTTCAACTCCACGCAGTACGACAAGCTGTTTTTCGCCTACATGGACACAGCCAATACGTACAGCGAGCAAATGGTGAAGGCTGACCCGCACAACTATGAAGGCTACTTTTTCCTGTCGGCTGCCAACGGCTTCGATGCCCGCCTCAACGCGGAGCGCCACAACTGGCGCAAAGCTACCTTCAGCAGCAAGCGGGCCCTCAACTATCTGCAGAAAAGCAGCGAGGCCAACGGACTGAGCCCCGAATTTCTCTTTGGCGAGGCACTGTTTAACTACTATGCTGTCTGGATTCCGGATAATTACCCGCTGCTCAAGCCAGTGTTGCTATTTTTCCCTAAAGGCAACAAACAGCTTGGCCTCAGCCAGTTGCGCACCGTAGCTAATACCGCTTTCTATACTGGTGTCGAAGCAAAGGTGTTCCTGATGAAGCTCCTTCACAACGATGAGCATCAGACGGCGGCAGCCATGCCCATCGCCCGTGGTCTGGCCCTCAAATATCCCGATAATGGTTATTTCGCCCGCTTCTACGCCTTGCTCTGCTTCGACCAGGCCGACTTTGGTGAATGTGAGCGCGTGAGCCGCGATATGATTGACAAAATCAACGTAGGCATGCCGGGCTACGAGGCCAGCAGTGGCCGTTACGCGACTTATTTTATGGGCTACCTCATGCAGTACAAGTACCGCGACCTGCCCAAAGCCAAGGACTACTACCAGCGCTGCATCGTATTCGCTGAGAGCAATGGCGAAACCGACGGCGGCTTCTACCTCTTCGCTAATGCCAACCTTGCCCGCATGGCCGACCGGGAGCATGACCTCGTTACGGCCAAGCGCTATTACCAGGTCGTAGCTGACAAAGCCGACCGTAAATCGGACCAGTATAAAGAGGCTAAAAGCTGGCTGAAGAAAAATTCTTAA